TATTGGGCAAGCGCTAGTCTTTTATCGAAAAGTAAACTTACAAAGAGAGTCAACATGATCCCTATCCATTTTTCAAGATTCCACTTCGCATAAAAATTCAACGCTAGCGAGACGGGGCAAATTAGGTGGACAATTCTACATCCAAGCATGTGAATGTACTTACCAAATAATTGGGTGAAACTTTTGATGCTTTTCCTCAGCTTCTGCCAAAATCCAAAGTTGGTGTTAGGTTTTGACGAAGTGGGGTAGCCGTGAGAAACCTTGGGTCTCTCTTTGGAGGGTCCAGCTTCTCCATTTTGTCTTCCTTCTACACAAAAGCAAGAACCAATGACAAGTTTCCTAGTAAAATATCAATCGCAACTGCCCGTGATACAACACGACAATTGCTAAACACATACATCACAAGATGCGATTACTTAATTAAAAAGATATTGTTCATTTTGTAAACACGGCAAGCCCATATGTTTGTTTTGTGatatctttttttaatatggGGTTGTTATCAAGTTAAATATCTTGAATCGGCTTTCAAGACTAGATCAATACCTCCAAAATTTGATCAAAGCAAGTCGGGCTACATGATTGTCGTTGACATTACTAATGTTTACTAATGCATTATGCACGGTATGTAAGAATCTGACCTGGAATTCTACATTCTTTGGAcactaaattatttttctttataacGTGACATGTCCCAAATTCCGACTCAAATCGCACCGCCCAGGTGCATTAAACAGGACTTCGCTTGCCAAAGTTAACTCTAATTGGGGAAGgctaaaacaagaagaaaacaggGAAGACGCATGTGCTTGAAAAGATTGATTGATAGCCCAACCCACCACGAAGGAATGATGAATAAGAAAATGCAGGAGACATGAGAAAGCAAGTACCTAAAACCAATCTTCATTTATAGGCCATTGCAGATTAATTAATACAGAACCGAGTCGACCAACCATTTGTCTGTgcgtgagagagggagagggagagagagagagaggtcttaCTTGCTACGGCGGCGACGTCGAGTGACTCCGGCTTCTGCTTCTCCGGCTGACATGTTGTGTTCACGGCGACGCTGGAGAGAGAAGCGCAGCCGATGTTGAAGGGAAGGACCATAAATCGTTCCGAGCGATCTTTCATCACTCCGACACCCGAGACAGccaagaggaagagagagaggaggagagagaggggaggaggaacGAACCCAGCGCAAACACACCCTTCTTGTGTCGGA
This region of Eucalyptus grandis isolate ANBG69807.140 chromosome 8, ASM1654582v1, whole genome shotgun sequence genomic DNA includes:
- the LOC104456307 gene encoding CRIB domain-containing protein RIC4 isoform X1, which encodes MKDRSERFMVLPFNIGCASLSSVAVNTTCQPEKQKPESLDVAAVAKGRQNGEAGPSKERPKVSHGYPTSSKPNTNFGFWQKLRKSIKSFTQLFVYREEQEMEEIEVEMEIGYPTDVKHVTHIGLDGSTHTDPVKEWENLNNPEILAFPSLSLKQFEFAMAAQTNRHLSVDPTKF
- the LOC104456307 gene encoding CRIB domain-containing protein RIC4 isoform X2, coding for MKDRSERFMVLPFNIGCASLSSVAVNTTCQPEKQKPESLDVAAVARRQNGEAGPSKERPKVSHGYPTSSKPNTNFGFWQKLRKSIKSFTQLFVYREEQEMEEIEVEMEIGYPTDVKHVTHIGLDGSTHTDPVKEWENLNNPEILAFPSLSLKQFEFAMAAQTNRHLSVDPTKF